CAAAAAGATTCTTTTGGTTGTAAAGTTTGTCAAAGTTTTTGTAATATTTAATCTCAGGGATTAAAACTTCGTCCACATTCACGCCCTGTTCTTTTAAGAATTTTTGCAAATCTACATTTTTTACATATTTTCCTAAATCTTTAGTTTTTACAGGATTATATCTTTTCTCAGCATCTCTTAAATCTTCAAAGCCAAGCAAATTACTTGCAATTTGTTTTTCGAAGTTTAAAACTGCAGTAGCAGATTTCTCTGGGGTTGGGTCTTTCATGTATTTAAACAAATCGACCAAATACTCGCGGTAGGCTTCCAATTTAGATTGAGATTCTTTGTCTTTTTTCTGGTAATAATCTCGGTTCATTCCTAAATCTCCAGAACCTAAATATACGGCATTTTTGTTCGAATTTTTGGTGTGTGCCCCCACGCCAAATCCGAATAATTCGTTGTCGTAGTAAGGCGTTTCAGCAATTAAGTATTTTGTAATATCTTTCAAAGATTTAGCCTTATCAATTTGGTTTAATTTATCTTGAACTGGGCTCAATCCCGCTTTGTCTCTTGAGACAGTATCCATGATACTTTGGTACAAATCAGCCACTTTTTTCTCGTCGCTGCCAGCAGTAAATTTTTGATTTAGGAGGTTTTTCAATATTTTTAGAGAAACATCATCATTTCTCTCTCTTAATTGGTCAAAACTTCCCCAGCGTCCCCTGTCGGCGGGAACTTTAGCTTTTTGCATCCATTTCCCATTTACAAAATTGTAAAAATCATCTTGCGGGCGCACACTAGTATCCATATTTTCAAGATCTAGGCCTTCGGCTTTTACTTTAGCTGGTGTTAATTTAGTGAGCGGAACAGATTTTTCCGTTACTTCTTTTTGTTCCGTTGTATTTTGATTGGTCTGAGCTGTTTTGCAAGCGCTTAGTGCAAGTGCGGCAAACAGTGGTAAATAAATTTTTTTCATTATTTATATCTAGATTTTACTATTTTTATCATTTAATTTCCCAGAAATTGTCTCCTGAAAGTAGTTGATTCAAAGTTTCTTGTGAATTTTCCTCGGCGCGATTGATTTGTTCTAGAAGCATATCTTCGTAAGTTGGGCGCTCTTTAGCATAGAAAATACCAAAAACGCGTGGAAGATTTTCTCCTCCGATGAAATCAAATCTTGCCAAAATTTCAGCTTTTATTAAATCTTTTTCGTCGTGAATCATTAAGTCGTTTTCGCTTAAACCTTCTTCTTTAAAGTTCACCACTCTTGGCGTAATGCCATCGAGAATGATGCCTTTTTCGTTTTCTTTTCCAAAGATGAGCGGCTTGCCATCTTCTACATAAAGCGCCGTCTCGGGCCTTTGTTTTTTATCGGTAAATTCTTCAAAAATACCATCGTTGAAGATAGGGCAGTTTTGGTACACTTCTAGGAAAGTGGTTCCCTTGTGAGTTGCTGCGCGCTCCATCATTTGGCGAAGGTGCAACGGATCTCTATCCATGCTTCTCGCGACAAATGAGCCTTCCGCACCGAGTGCAACAGCTGCTGGGTTAAATGGATAATCAATCGACCCCATGGGCGAAGATTTAGTTTTTAATCCTTTTTTTGAGGTTGGTGAATATTGCCCTTTAGTGAGTCCGTAGATTTCATTGTTAAACATTAAGATATTATAATCTACATTCCTTCTCAAAGCGTGAATCAAGTGATTTCCCCCAATCGAAAGGCTGTCGCCATCTCCTGTAATTACCCAAATATGCAAATTGGGATTGGCAATTTTAGTTCCTGTTGCTACCGCAGTGGCGCGCCCGTGGATGCTGTGCATGCCATAAGTATCCATATAGTAAGGGAAACGAGACGAACACCCGATTCCTGAAATAAACACGATATCTTCTTTCGGGATTCCCAAGCCAGGCAATACCGATTGCATTTGTTTCAAGATTGAATAGTCGCCACAACCAGGGCACCATTTGACATCTTGGTCCGATGCAAAATCTTTTGCAGTTAATGCTGTTGTCATAATCACAAATGTAATAAATTTATCATCAGTAATGTGTATTTAATATCAAAAAAATCAAATTTTTAGTTTTTTAAACCATTTAATTTAAACGCTTTTCTGAACTTGATTAAAAATTGATTTTACAATAATTTTCCGCTTAAAAATATGGCTGAAACGGTG
This Ornithobacterium rhinotracheale DNA region includes the following protein-coding sequences:
- a CDS encoding 2-oxoacid:ferredoxin oxidoreductase subunit beta; its protein translation is MTTALTAKDFASDQDVKWCPGCGDYSILKQMQSVLPGLGIPKEDIVFISGIGCSSRFPYYMDTYGMHSIHGRATAVATGTKIANPNLHIWVITGDGDSLSIGGNHLIHALRRNVDYNILMFNNEIYGLTKGQYSPTSKKGLKTKSSPMGSIDYPFNPAAVALGAEGSFVARSMDRDPLHLRQMMERAATHKGTTFLEVYQNCPIFNDGIFEEFTDKKQRPETALYVEDGKPLIFGKENEKGIILDGITPRVVNFKEEGLSENDLMIHDEKDLIKAEILARFDFIGGENLPRVFGIFYAKERPTYEDMLLEQINRAEENSQETLNQLLSGDNFWEIK